The DNA window AACTGGGGAAAATGAGTATTGGCTAGCTAGAGCAATATCGCATGTTACTTGTCCATTGTACCAACTGGGGCAAGCACCATCTGAAAAACGGTAACCTTAGCTGCCTAGGACTAAAGTGTCTTTGGCATGGACACGAATTATTAATAAGAATATCCTCGACTCATAAACCTGTGCATCGATAGTTATATAGTGATTCTTTAAGTCCTTCTTTATTCCTCAAGAAATCCCTTATGATATTAATTTTTCAATCTTTCCGCTATACGAGGAAGTTGTTAAGATGCTTGATTCTTTCAACACCAAAGCTAATTAATTTTCTTCCCCACCCAGAACTCTCTATTTCTTTCTAGTTTTTCTCTCCCTATGGTTGCTAAACTATGGGATTATTCCTCTTCATGCACAAAGCCAAGTGtctcattgtttttctcaacaTAAGCTTCCTTGTTCTTATTTTATGCATTAGTATCAATCTCAAATCTTCGAACTCAAATTTCCTAAACAACTTCGTCAGGGCAAAAAGCCCTTTAATCAAGAACTACCACATCTTGTTGAATGAAGACAGTGGTTGTAAAGGTCTTCATAAGTACAATAGCAGGTTCGAGCGGTGCTTATATGTAAAATCCCACCAGGGATGCCAACCACAAGGCTACATTTCCTATCTGGAACTGTTCCATTGCACGTTTAGCCCCCGTCTTGGCTATACTTTGCTTGCTATTTGGCTGGTATTGCTTTTCTACCTTCTTGGTGATACTGCTAGCAGTTACTTTTGTACCTCACTGGAGGGCTTATCAAGATGTTTGAGGCTTTCCCCGACAATTGCTGGTGTAACTCTTCTCTCTCTTGGAAATGGCGCACCGGACGTTTTTTCTAGCATAATTTCTTTCATGGGAGATGGAAATACTGAGGATATTGGCCTGAATAGCATTTTGGGCGGTGCATTTTTTGTATCCAGTGTGGTGGTTGGAATCATAAGCATTTCAATCAGCCATCAAGGCAGAAAAATTAGTTCTTCAAGCTTTACAAGGAAtgtttctttcttgcttttctGCCTCTGTTGCCTTCTGCTGATTATAATCATGGGCAAGATCAACTTGTGGGGTGCTCTTTCTTTCCTGGCTCTGTATTTTATATATGCTGGTTCCATTTTTGCATCAGAAATTCTTGcaaagggggaaaaagaagcaGAATCTGCCGCGAAAACTGAAAGTTGGCGGTTGCCATTGACCAGGAGCTTTGTGAAAAACGGCCAAGAACTATCAACAGAACTTCAGACGCCTTTGCTGGGATTTGCAGATGATGATTCTCCAATCTTGAATAACTATGACGAGGATAATTTGCAAATTCTTAAACACAAAGATACAGTAAGGTGCTGCTTCTGGAAAACTTTGTTCATACTAGAATTGCCTCTTGACTTGCCTAGGAAATTAACAATTCCAATAATTTCTGAGGAGAGATGGTCCAAGCCAATTGCACTTATGTCAACTGCATTAGCCCCTGTCCTATTGGCAGTAATATGGAACTTCCATTATCAAAAATCATGGCTTCCGGTTTATATAATTGCTGCATCACTAGGAATTGCCTCTGCCCTGCTGCTATTTTGTACCAGCGATGAGTCTAATCCACCAAGAAAGTATCAATTCCTCTGGCTAGCAGAAGCATTTTTATTGAGCATCATTTGGACTTATATTTTGGCACAAGAATTGATTTCACTACTCGTTTCACTGGGAATTATACTAGGAATAAGCCATTCTATCATGGGATTGACTGTTCTTGCATGGGGCAATTCCCTAGGGGACTTGGTGTCAAATGTAACAATGGCCAGAAGAGGCGGTCCAGCTGGAGCTCAGACGGCAATTTCAGGCTGCTATGCAGGGCCAATTTTTAACATTATCGTGGGATTGGGCCTGTCGCTTACGCTCTCATCCTGGAACGTGTTTCCATCTTCTCTTGTACTTACCAAGGATCCTTCAGTGTATGTGACATTTGGGTTCTTGATGGTGGGCTTAATATGGGTCCTGGTGGTCTTAACAAACAGGAATATGAGGCTTGACAGATTTTTGGGCATTGGACTCTTGGCAATatatttctgttttcttttcttgaaaatGGCCAATGGTGTTGGCTTTGTAGAATTTCGTGTTACTTCAGGATCTGTCGAACAACGAGGAGACTGATTTGTAAGAAATTGTCCAAAGCTGTAAGGGGGCCCTCCCAATTACGTAATAGAAGTAAAGACTTAAAGCTGTGGGAAAGAATTGATGTTTTATACACTAATAATTAATACACTGTAAGGATTGAATGCATGAtaattaatttgaatttaaattttatatatgtgtCACGCATCTAatagtgatagtgtatatactgtcagtgtatataaaatttattttttaaaaaatactaaTATTTATTTGGAGTATTGGAGAAAGACGCCAAAATTAGAGGTGCAATCGAGTTGAATCAAATTCAAATAATATA is part of the Coffea eugenioides isolate CCC68of chromosome 6, Ceug_1.0, whole genome shotgun sequence genome and encodes:
- the LOC113773630 gene encoding cation/calcium exchanger 1-like; translation: MGLFLFMHKAKCLIVFLNISFLVLILCISINLKSSNSNFLNNFVRAKSPLIKNYHILLNEDSGCKGLHKYNSRFERCLYVKSHQGCQPQGYISYLELFHCTFSPRLGYTLLAIWLVLLFYLLGDTASSYFCTSLEGLSRCLRLSPTIAGVTLLSLGNGAPDVFSSIISFMGDGNTEDIGLNSILGGAFFVSSVVVGIISISISHQGRKISSSSFTRNVSFLLFCLCCLLLIIIMGKINLWGALSFLALYFIYAGSIFASEILAKGEKEAESAAKTESWRLPLTRSFVKNGQELSTELQTPLLGFADDDSPILNNYDEDNLQILKHKDTVRCCFWKTLFILELPLDLPRKLTIPIISEERWSKPIALMSTALAPVLLAVIWNFHYQKSWLPVYIIAASLGIASALLLFCTSDESNPPRKYQFLWLAEAFLLSIIWTYILAQELISLLVSLGIILGISHSIMGLTVLAWGNSLGDLVSNVTMARRGGPAGAQTAISGCYAGPIFNIIVGLGLSLTLSSWNVFPSSLVLTKDPSVYVTFGFLMVGLIWVLVVLTNRNMRLDRFLGIGLLAIYFCFLFLKMANGVGFVEFRVTSGSVEQRGD